From the genome of Emys orbicularis isolate rEmyOrb1 chromosome 17, rEmyOrb1.hap1, whole genome shotgun sequence, one region includes:
- the LAT2 gene encoding linker for activation of T-cells family member 2, with the protein MSQVELFWAAASLMLLGALVSMCMKCQRSATKREKRLCKQRKLHENQSGFEVIRSYSIAVTRQDQIKLPDNIPVTRKTNKQLQATGIDGDGAEPRYQNFIREDNQELDAAYVNPIATDYLNCGTFLRPANEKDEDSCSYQNVVIGASNSAESDDVDDYENSASIKIWKQSNISESPDDYPDYVNSDVAAVPN; encoded by the exons ATGAGCCAAGTGGAGCTGTTCTGGGCTGCGGCCTCACTGATGCTGCTGGGGGCTCTTGTGAGCATGTGCATGAAGTGTCAGCGTTCTG CTACTAAACGGgaaaagaggctgtgcaagcagaggaaaCT GCATGAAAACCAGTCGGGGTTTGAGGTGATACGATCCTATTCAA TTGCAGTGACAAGGCAAGATCAAATTAAATTGCCAGACAACATCCCAGTAACAAG GAAAACCAATAAGCAACTGCAGGCCACAGGTATTGATG GTGACGGTGCTGAGCCCAGATATCAAAATTTCATTAGAG AAGACAACCAGGAATTGGATGCTGCCTATGT CAACCCTATAGCTACAGATTACTTGAACTGTGGGACGTTCTTGAGACCAGCAAATG AAAAGGACGAGGATTCCTGTTCCTATCAAAATGTTGTGATTGGGGCATCCAATAGTGCGGAGTCTG ATGACGTGGACGACTATGAGAACAGCGCCTCTATAAAGATATGGAAACAATCAAATATATCAG AAAGCCCAGATGATTATCCAGATTACGTTAACTCAGATGTTGCAGCTGTGCCAAACTAA